DNA sequence from the Ammoniphilus sp. CFH 90114 genome:
GGCAGCTTGAAAGTATAGTTAAATTGTTGGTTCGTTACTTTCATAGAATCGACAAGAATAATAGAATCATTGGAATTCATTACTTTGACATTCACATCCGGATAAATAGATGTTCCTGTAACATTGACTTCTGCTCCCTGGATTTTATCGGCTATATTCCCTAACGATACTTCTCCATCAGCCAAGCCGTGAATAGGCATCAGAAAAAGAGACAAGCCCAGGCTGAACAACATTTTTAAACTCTTTCGTTTCATTTTAGCAAATCACCCTTCCATAAAGAGCGGAATCGAATCCACTTAAAGGATTCGATTCCTCTTCTGTTTACATCTAGCTGTTTCCCAGGCTTAATTTAGAACGACCGGTTCTGCTAAGTTCGTTTGAACATTTGTCGCATCCGTTGTTAGACGATCAAAAACAAATACCTTTACCGAATAACCTGAATCGGTCCCTACGATACTGTGGAATGTCGCCGACAACGTTTCACTTGTTTGAATATCTGGATACAGGGCCACGATACTAACTGGCTCGCGATTGTTCTTCATTAATTGGAAGACAACCACTTCCTTACCGACATGATCAGCTCGGTTTGTATTCCGATCAATTTTCACGCTGGCCGTTAAACTTCCCGTCTTACGATCTAGTCCTAGATCATCACCTGTCGATCCAATAGTAAAAGGCATACCTGCTTCAAACTTTTTCACTATGAGATTAAAGGTTTTGGTCTGAACAACGGCTCCTTTTCTCACCGTAGCCGTTAACATAACCATAGCATCTGCCGTATTGGCCGCTGGGCGCTCAACGGTACCATTACCATTCAACACACTCACTAAGTTTGACGACCATTCGATTACCGTACCATTTAAACCTGTAGTAGATAGAGAGAGTGACTTTGTCACATTTGCCGCACTATCCCCTGTGCGGTAACCGATTGTCAATGCGGCCAATGCTTCTGCTACAGCATCCGTATCTGATTGCATTTGCTTCAATACTTTGACCGTGAAGACCTTCGTTTCGGTGGCGGCTCCCTTCCTGATGGTCGCCGTTAACGTCACCATTTCATCTGAACTCGTCTTTACTGGGCGATTCACCTTTCCAGTCGCTGTGATGACACTTGGCTTGTTTGATGACCATGTGATGGTTGTTCCATCGGCACCCATCGTAGCGAGTGTCAAATCTTGGGTTACTCCACTCGCACTGTCTCCTGCTGTATATCCTACAGCTAGCGCACCTTTCGCGTTCGCTACAGCTTCCGCATCGGTTTGAGATTGCTTCAGCACTTTCACCACAAAGGTCTTCGTCTCCGTGGCGGCTCCCTTCGCGATGGTTGCGGTCAACGTCACGGTTGCATCCCCGGCGCTGTATGCTGGACGACTAATCGTTCCGTCAGCAGCGATTACGGCTGGGTTATCCGAGGACCATGTCACGCTCGTTCCATCTGCCCCCATCGTCGCAAGCGTCAAGTCTTGGGTTACTCCACTCGCACTGTCTCCTGCTGCATATCCTACAGCTAGCGCACCTTTCGCGTTCGCTACAGCTTCCGCATCGGTTTGAGATTGCTTCAGCACTTTCACCACAAAGGTCTTCGTTTCGATTGCGGCACCTTTGGTAATCGTTGCGGTCAACGTCACGGTCGCATCTCCTGCGCTGTACGCTGGACGACTAATCGTTCCGTCGGCGGCAATCACGGCTGAGTTATCTGTGGACCATGTGATGGTTGTTCCATCTGCCCCCATCGTCGCAAGCGTCAAATCTTGGGTTACTCCACTCGCACTGTCTCCTGCTGCATATCCTACAGCTAGCGCACCTTTCGCGTTCGCTACAGCTTCCGCATCGGTTTGAGATTGCTTCAGCAC
Encoded proteins:
- a CDS encoding immunoglobulin-like domain-containing protein gives rise to the protein GTISRPAYSAGDATVTLTATITKGAAIETKTFVVKVLKQSQTDAEAVANAKGALAVGYAAGDSASGVTQDLTLATMGADGTTITWSTDNSAVIAADGTISRPAYSAGDATVTLTATITKGAAIETKTFVVKVLKQSQTDAEAVANAKGALAVGYAAGDSASGVTQDLTLATMGADGTSVTWSSDNPAVIAADGTISRPAYSAGDATVTLTATIAKGAATETKTFVVKVLKQSQTDAEAVANAKGALAVGYTAGDSASGVTQDLTLATMGADGTTITWSSNKPSVITATGKVNRPVKTSSDEMVTLTATIRKGAATETKVFTVKVLKQMQSDTDAVAEALAALTIGYRTGDSAANVTKSLSLSTTGLNGTVIEWSSNLVSVLNGNGTVERPAANTADAMVMLTATVRKGAVVQTKTFNLIVKKFEAGMPFTIGSTGDDLGLDRKTGSLTASVKIDRNTNRADHVGKEVVVFQLMKNNREPVSIVALYPDIQTSETLSATFHSIVGTDSGYSVKVFVFDRLTTDATNVQTNLAEPVVLN